TGATGCGCTGACCCACGCCGGCGACCTGGCGGCGGCCGCCGGAGTGCCGATCGTGCTCGAGCCGGTCAGTGTCCCCAAGGCGGCCAGGATCGCGGAGTCGATCGCCGTCGACCGGCCGTTGTACGCCGTGACTCCGAACCGTGACGAGCTCTCGGCCTTGACCGGCCGGCCGACCCGCACCGACCACCAGCTGCGCAAGGCTGCCGAGGACCTGCACGACCGCGGTGTCGAGCAGGTCTGGGTCCGGCTCGGCGCGCGGGGCTCGCTGCTCAGCACGCAGTCCTCCGGTACGACGTGGCTGCCGGCCGCCCAGGCAACGGTCGAGGACGTGACCGGCGCGGGCGACGCGATGACTGCCGCGTTCTGCTACGCCGTCTTGAGTGGTCGCGAACCGCTCGAGGCGGCTCGCTTCGGTCAGGCCGCGGCCGTGCTGACCCTCGCCAGCCCGCACACCGTCCGGCCCGATCTCACCCCGCGGCTCATCGAGTCGGCACTCGCGTCGGCAGTCGCGTCGGCAGGCTGAGGAGGGCCGTGTGACCACACCGGATCAGAACCTCGTCGTAACGGACGAGGTGTTCACCGCGCTGGCCGAGGGGAGGCCCGTGGTTGCGCTGGAGAGCACGATCATCAGCCACGGGATGCCCTACCCGCAGAACGTCGAGATGGCGACCGGCGTCGAGCAGATCATTCGCGACAGCGGCGCGATTCCGGCGACGATCGCCGTACTCCACGGGCGCCCGAGGGTCGGGCTCGATCCGGCCGACCTGCAGCTGCTTGCGACCAGCGACGACGTGGCCAAGGTCAGCGTTCGGGACCTGCCGGTCGTGATCGCCAGGCGCGCTCACGGCGCCACCACCGTGGCCGCGACGATGCGGCTGGCCGCCCTGGCCGGGATCCGGGTGTTCGTCACCGGAGGGCTCGGCGGGGTGCACCGCGGAGCGCAGCGCACGTTCGACATCAGTGCCGACCTGACCGAGCTCTCCACCACTTCGGTCGCGGTGGTCTCGGCCGGCGTGAAGAGCATCCTCGACATCGGTCTGACGCTGGAAGCACTCGAAACCCTGCGGGTTCCCGTCCTCGGCTATCGCACCGACGAGTTTCCCGCCTTCTTCTCCCGCAGCAGCGGGCACCGGGTGCCGGCCCGCGTCGACTCGCCCGACGAGGTGGCCGCGGTCATGGCCGCGAAGTGGGAGCTCGGGATCGACGGCGGCATCGTGGTGGCCAACCCGATTCCTGAAGCGGACGAGGTCCCTGCCGAGACGATCGACCGCATCATCGCGCAGGCAATCAAAGACATGGACGAGCGCGGCATCCACGGCAAGGACGCGACGCCGTATCTACTCGGCCGGATCGTGGAGCTCACCCGCGGCGCCAGCCTCACCGCCAACATCGCGCTGGTGAACAACAACGCCCGGCTCGGTGCTGAGATCGTGCGTGCCTACGCGGCGACATCGACCCGCTGACGGATCGTCGAACGGTACGCCGAGCCGGCCGCGCGGCGCCGGCTACGAGCCTTCCGACAGATGACCGCCGGAAGAGGTGATGCCGCCGCCGGCGTACTGCCCGCCCTGCCGCGCGCGGCCACGGCGGATGTGGTCGGCGTGCTCGTCGCGCTGGAAGACCAACGTCCACTCGCCGAGCTCGATCCGGTCGCCGTGGTGCAGGCCGGTCTCGCGAATCTGACTGTTCATCAATGCGCTTCCGTCTGCGCGCAGCGCGTGGAAGACGTACTCATCGCCGTCCGAGAGCCACTCGACGACTGCGTGCTGGGGGGCGAGCCCGTGCAAG
This genomic interval from Mycobacteriales bacterium contains the following:
- a CDS encoding FHA domain-containing protein; protein product: MAETPPPQSGRPRLVVATGGHASAGSPAARGEEVAYLLTGKRVTIGSAADQDISLHGLAPQHAVVEWLSDGDEYVFHALRADGSALMNSQIRETGLHHGDRIELGEWTLVFQRDEHADHIRRGRARQGGQYAGGGITSSGGHLSEGS
- a CDS encoding pseudouridine-5'-phosphate glycosidase, which produces MTTPDQNLVVTDEVFTALAEGRPVVALESTIISHGMPYPQNVEMATGVEQIIRDSGAIPATIAVLHGRPRVGLDPADLQLLATSDDVAKVSVRDLPVVIARRAHGATTVAATMRLAALAGIRVFVTGGLGGVHRGAQRTFDISADLTELSTTSVAVVSAGVKSILDIGLTLEALETLRVPVLGYRTDEFPAFFSRSSGHRVPARVDSPDEVAAVMAAKWELGIDGGIVVANPIPEADEVPAETIDRIIAQAIKDMDERGIHGKDATPYLLGRIVELTRGASLTANIALVNNNARLGAEIVRAYAATSTR